Proteins encoded in a region of the Caballeronia sp. M1242 genome:
- a CDS encoding tannase/feruloyl esterase family alpha/beta hydrolase produces the protein MPEAFCRPRIIRYVNKAAVAAAPFAALALAACHGGNDDNNNGTPPTAALSCAQLAGMSVPANAIGLPTTGATVAAAAIVPASGTGVAATPEYCLVSGSIAPVDQTAPKINFQVAMPTQWNSKAMMFGGGGYDGTVPAVTGNVPAGPTTQPAPLARGYAVFASDSGHQAGALGSRDGSFGTNDEAVANFSGDALKKTRDAAVYLIGKRYAVDKPKRAYFAGGSSGGREALAVVQRWPQDWDGSIVLYPAWNAASLDLQFGRITRALAQPGAYPNQAKRKVLLNAAVSACDALDGVADGLISNVAACNASFDPATATVNGTPLRCANGADTGDTCLSDAQIAALKVYATPITFNYQLGSGETQYPGFNVWGADLGVVNASAVQPTVIALALNLLQPASPMPATAPYFSVFWDQWIRYFVARDPSVNSLTVDPQNPGAYQARISALTAEQDVNKTDLSAFNAKGGKILMAHGMADALVSTQATEQYYQRLRQTMGASTVSNFVRYYEIPGYGHSTSSIFNAGWDSLTTLENWVEKGVTPPAQVVADKTGVPGRTRPLCEYPTFPRYNGSGDVNVASSFTCAAQ, from the coding sequence ATGCCCGAAGCATTCTGCAGGCCTCGCATTATTCGATACGTCAACAAGGCAGCGGTGGCGGCTGCACCGTTTGCCGCGCTGGCGCTTGCCGCGTGTCATGGCGGAAACGACGATAACAATAACGGCACGCCGCCGACCGCTGCGCTCAGTTGTGCGCAACTCGCGGGAATGAGCGTGCCTGCGAACGCGATCGGGTTGCCGACGACGGGCGCGACCGTCGCGGCCGCCGCGATCGTGCCCGCTTCGGGAACGGGCGTCGCGGCGACGCCCGAGTATTGCCTCGTGAGCGGATCGATTGCGCCCGTCGATCAGACCGCGCCGAAGATCAACTTCCAGGTCGCGATGCCGACGCAGTGGAACAGCAAGGCGATGATGTTCGGCGGTGGCGGCTACGATGGCACCGTACCGGCCGTGACGGGCAACGTCCCGGCCGGCCCGACGACACAGCCCGCGCCGCTCGCTCGCGGCTATGCGGTATTCGCGAGCGATTCGGGCCATCAGGCCGGCGCGCTCGGCAGCCGCGACGGTTCGTTCGGCACCAACGACGAAGCCGTCGCGAACTTCTCCGGCGATGCGCTCAAGAAGACGCGCGATGCAGCGGTCTATCTGATCGGCAAGCGTTATGCGGTGGACAAGCCCAAGCGCGCCTACTTCGCCGGCGGCTCGTCCGGCGGACGCGAGGCGCTGGCGGTCGTGCAGCGTTGGCCGCAAGACTGGGACGGCTCCATCGTCCTATATCCGGCATGGAATGCGGCGAGCCTCGACCTGCAATTCGGCCGCATCACGCGCGCACTCGCGCAGCCGGGCGCGTATCCGAATCAGGCGAAGCGCAAGGTGCTGCTCAATGCCGCGGTGTCCGCCTGCGATGCGCTCGACGGCGTGGCCGACGGTCTCATCAGCAACGTGGCCGCCTGCAATGCGAGCTTCGATCCGGCGACCGCGACGGTGAACGGCACGCCGCTCAGATGCGCAAACGGCGCGGACACGGGCGACACCTGCCTCTCCGATGCGCAGATCGCGGCGCTGAAGGTGTACGCGACGCCGATCACATTCAACTATCAGCTCGGCAGCGGAGAGACGCAGTATCCCGGCTTCAACGTGTGGGGCGCGGACCTGGGCGTCGTGAATGCATCGGCGGTGCAGCCGACCGTCATCGCCCTCGCCTTGAATCTGCTGCAGCCGGCGAGCCCGATGCCTGCCACCGCGCCTTACTTCAGCGTCTTCTGGGACCAGTGGATTCGCTACTTCGTGGCGCGCGATCCGAGCGTCAACTCGCTCACGGTCGATCCGCAAAACCCGGGCGCGTATCAGGCACGCATCAGCGCGCTGACGGCCGAGCAGGACGTGAACAAGACGGACCTGTCCGCGTTCAATGCGAAGGGCGGCAAGATCCTGATGGCGCACGGCATGGCCGATGCACTGGTGAGCACGCAGGCCACCGAGCAGTATTACCAGCGTTTGCGTCAGACGATGGGCGCGTCCACGGTCAGCAATTTCGTGCGCTATTATGAGATTCCGGGCTACGGGCACTCGACCAGCAGCATCTTCAACGCGGGATGGGACTCGCTGACGACGCTCGAGAACTGGGTCGAGAAGGGCGTGACGCCGCCTGCGCAAGTGGTCGCGGACAAGACCGGCGTGCCGGGCCGCACGCGCCCGCTGTGCGAGTACCCGACCTTCCCGCGCTATAACGGTTCGGGCGATGTGAACGTCGCGTCGAGCTTCACGTGCGCGGCGCAGTAA
- a CDS encoding H-NS family nucleoid-associated regulatory protein: protein MATLKDIQTKIAKLQAQAEAIAKKESAGVIARIHSLMDEYGLTVDDLRADAAGKNTSTKRGASTGSQKGGASNAKYRDPKTGATWSGHGRAPGWIANAKNRNRFLIDAGASTASSADAKSAKPLGNYVRGKQPAKYRDPRSGAEWSGRGKAPAWLASAKDRTKFLIDATAANGASERKTATKKAATKKAATKKTATKKAAKKASAKRASVSEAAQNGSANAAEAS from the coding sequence ATGGCAACGCTCAAAGACATTCAGACGAAGATAGCCAAGCTACAGGCGCAAGCCGAAGCAATAGCGAAGAAAGAGTCGGCCGGCGTGATCGCCCGAATTCATTCGTTGATGGATGAATATGGTTTGACTGTCGACGACTTGCGTGCGGACGCTGCCGGCAAGAACACTAGTACGAAACGCGGCGCGAGCACCGGGTCGCAGAAAGGCGGCGCGTCGAATGCGAAATATCGCGATCCGAAGACCGGGGCGACATGGAGCGGTCACGGCCGCGCGCCCGGATGGATTGCAAACGCGAAGAACCGCAACAGGTTCCTCATCGACGCTGGCGCGAGCACGGCCTCGTCCGCCGATGCGAAGTCGGCAAAGCCTCTCGGCAATTACGTACGCGGCAAGCAGCCCGCGAAGTATCGCGATCCGAGGTCAGGCGCGGAATGGAGTGGCCGAGGCAAGGCGCCGGCGTGGCTCGCGTCCGCGAAAGACAGGACCAAATTTCTGATCGATGCAACAGCGGCGAACGGCGCGTCAGAGAGAAAGACCGCAACCAAAAAAGCCGCAACGAAAAAGGCCGCGACCAAAAAAACGGCGACAAAGAAGGCTGCAAAGAAGGCTTCCGCCAAGCGCGCTTCGGTCTCAGAGGCCGCGCAGAATGGCAGCGCGAATGCAGCTGAAGCCAGTTAA
- a CDS encoding NAD-dependent epimerase/dehydratase family protein has product MTRKTALVLGATGGIGGEVARQLRDAGWHVRGLRRSAAASEQTDGIEWMHGNAMNRADVTRAAKGATVIVHAVNPPGYRRWADLVLPMLDNTIAAAKTERATIVLPGTVYNFGPDAFPVIAEDAPQHPLTKKGAIRVEMEARLERASRDGVQTLIVRAGDFFGPKAGNNWFSQGLVKPGKPVEKIVYPGTAGVGHAWSYLPDVARTMVELLERRDTLDRFARFHMGGHWDEDGTQFAAAIQRVIARQTGRAPAIGAFPWWLLTLASPFNVTFREMREMRYLWRTPVRMINTRLLDALGHEPHTPLDDAIKATLLGLGCVES; this is encoded by the coding sequence ATGACTCGGAAAACGGCTTTGGTGCTTGGCGCAACCGGCGGCATCGGCGGCGAGGTTGCGCGGCAGTTGCGCGATGCAGGCTGGCACGTGCGCGGCTTGCGGCGTTCCGCTGCGGCAAGCGAGCAGACGGACGGCATCGAATGGATGCACGGCAATGCGATGAATCGCGCCGACGTGACGCGCGCGGCGAAGGGAGCGACGGTCATCGTGCATGCGGTGAACCCGCCCGGCTACCGGCGCTGGGCCGATCTCGTGCTGCCGATGCTCGACAACACGATCGCGGCAGCGAAGACCGAGCGCGCGACGATCGTGCTGCCGGGCACGGTGTACAACTTCGGACCGGACGCGTTTCCCGTTATCGCCGAAGATGCGCCGCAACATCCGCTCACGAAGAAAGGCGCGATTCGCGTGGAGATGGAAGCGCGGCTCGAACGTGCAAGCCGCGACGGCGTGCAGACGTTGATTGTGCGCGCGGGCGATTTCTTCGGGCCGAAAGCGGGTAACAACTGGTTCTCGCAAGGGCTCGTCAAGCCGGGAAAGCCGGTCGAAAAGATCGTCTATCCGGGGACGGCCGGTGTCGGACACGCATGGTCGTATCTGCCGGACGTGGCGCGCACCATGGTCGAACTGCTCGAGCGCCGCGATACGCTGGATCGTTTCGCGCGCTTTCATATGGGCGGCCACTGGGATGAGGACGGCACGCAATTCGCCGCAGCCATTCAGCGCGTGATCGCGCGACAGACCGGGCGAGCGCCTGCGATCGGCGCCTTTCCGTGGTGGCTGCTGACGCTTGCATCGCCATTCAACGTGACCTTTCGCGAAATGCGCGAAATGCGTTATTTATGGCGAACGCCGGTGCGCATGATCAACACACGGCTGCTCGATGCGCTCGGTCATGAGCCGCATACGCCGCTCGACGATGCAATCAAAGCGACGCTTCTGGGTCTGGGCTGCGTTGAGTCTTGA
- a CDS encoding LysR family transcriptional regulator — MADNIGWELYRTLLAVLQEGSLSAAARALGITQPTAGRHIEALERALNVSLFTRSQTGLQPTDVALALRVHAEAMQSTALSLERAASGHGNGGDVRGVVRVSASDVVGVEVLPPIIAALRQRNPHLVVELVLSNRVQDLLRREADIAVRMVRPKQTQLVARRIGSIELGLHAHRDYLAMHGTPRNAAALWKHAIIGYDQWTAFVREASKAFPGYSRGALSLRTDSDVAQFALIRAGAGIGVCQVPLARRDAALVRVLPKLVALQLETWVTMHEDLRASPPCRATFDALVQGLLDYVR; from the coding sequence ATGGCCGACAACATAGGATGGGAACTGTATCGCACGCTATTAGCGGTGCTTCAGGAAGGGTCGCTGTCGGCGGCGGCGCGCGCATTGGGCATCACGCAGCCGACCGCTGGCCGTCACATCGAGGCGCTCGAACGGGCGTTGAACGTGAGCCTCTTCACGCGTTCGCAAACCGGCTTGCAGCCGACGGACGTCGCGCTCGCCCTGCGCGTTCATGCGGAGGCGATGCAGAGCACGGCTCTATCGCTGGAACGCGCAGCCAGTGGTCACGGCAATGGCGGCGACGTGCGAGGCGTGGTGCGCGTATCGGCGAGCGATGTGGTGGGCGTCGAAGTACTGCCGCCCATCATCGCCGCGCTGCGGCAACGGAATCCGCATCTCGTCGTAGAACTGGTGCTGTCCAATCGCGTGCAGGACCTGCTCAGGCGCGAAGCCGATATCGCCGTGCGCATGGTGCGGCCGAAGCAGACGCAACTCGTCGCGCGGCGTATCGGCAGCATCGAACTCGGGCTGCATGCGCATCGTGACTATCTTGCGATGCATGGCACGCCCAGGAACGCGGCGGCGCTGTGGAAACACGCGATCATCGGCTACGATCAATGGACGGCCTTTGTCCGCGAGGCGAGCAAGGCCTTTCCCGGCTACTCGCGCGGCGCGCTTTCGCTACGCACCGACAGCGATGTCGCGCAATTCGCGCTGATCCGCGCGGGCGCGGGCATCGGCGTGTGTCAGGTGCCGCTCGCCCGCCGCGACGCGGCGCTCGTCCGCGTGCTGCCCAAGCTCGTCGCGCTACAACTGGAAACGTGGGTGACCATGCACGAGGACCTGCGCGCGTCGCCGCCTTGCCGCGCGACCTTCGATGCGCTCGTGCAAGGGCTTCTGGACTATGTACGGTGA